The proteins below come from a single Streptomyces sp. M92 genomic window:
- a CDS encoding 2-dehydropantoate 2-reductase codes for MKVAVLGAGAIGAYVGAALHRAGADVHLIARGPHLAAMRQYGVRVRSPRGDFTAHPRATDDPAEVGPADYVFLGLKATSYAACGPLIEPLLHGTTAIVAAQNGIPWWYFHRHGGPYDGRRLESVDPGGAVSAVLAPERAVGCVVYAATELEQPGVVRHVEGTRFSVGEPGRGVSARCLALSGAMRAGGLKCPVEPDLRQDIWLKLLGNISFNPISALARATMRQMCLHGGTRRVIETMMTETLAVAAALGCEVGVSIERRLAGAERVGDHRTSTLQDLERGKPLELDVLLAAVVELAEITGVPVPTLRTVHALSDLLALRSAA; via the coding sequence ATGAAAGTCGCAGTCCTCGGCGCCGGGGCGATCGGCGCCTACGTCGGTGCCGCGCTCCATCGTGCGGGCGCCGACGTGCACCTCATCGCCCGCGGACCGCATCTCGCGGCCATGAGGCAGTACGGAGTACGGGTGCGCAGTCCGCGCGGCGACTTCACCGCGCACCCCCGCGCCACCGACGACCCCGCCGAAGTCGGCCCGGCCGACTACGTGTTCCTGGGCCTCAAGGCGACCTCGTACGCGGCGTGCGGGCCGCTGATCGAGCCGCTGCTGCACGGCACCACGGCGATCGTGGCCGCCCAGAACGGCATTCCCTGGTGGTACTTCCACCGGCACGGCGGTCCTTACGACGGCCGCCGCCTGGAGAGCGTCGACCCCGGCGGCGCGGTCAGCGCCGTGCTCGCGCCCGAACGCGCCGTCGGCTGCGTCGTCTACGCGGCCACCGAACTCGAACAGCCCGGCGTCGTACGCCACGTGGAGGGCACCCGCTTCTCGGTCGGCGAACCGGGCCGCGGCGTCTCCGCGCGCTGCCTGGCGCTGAGCGGGGCGATGCGCGCGGGCGGCCTGAAGTGCCCGGTCGAACCGGACCTGCGCCAGGACATCTGGCTGAAGCTGCTGGGCAACATCTCCTTCAACCCGATCAGCGCCCTGGCCCGCGCCACCATGCGCCAGATGTGCCTGCACGGCGGCACCCGCCGGGTCATCGAGACGATGATGACCGAGACGCTCGCGGTCGCCGCGGCCCTCGGCTGCGAGGTCGGCGTCTCCATCGAACGCCGGCTCGCGGGCGCCGAACGGGTCGGCGACCACCGCACCTCCACGCTCCAGGACCTGGAGCGCGGCAAGCCGCTCGAACTCGACGTCCTGCTCGCCGCCGTCGTCGAACTGGCGGAGATCACCGGGGTTCCGGTGCCCACCCTGCGCACCGTGCACGCCCTGTCCGACCTGCTCGCGCTGAGGAGCGCCGCATGA